The Salegentibacter mishustinae genomic interval AAAATCTTTTAAACTAACAGCGCCATTGGTCTTAAAATCCCTGCTTACTTCTCCTATCTTGCTGTATTCCTCTCCATTCTTAGAAGCAAAAGCAGAAATCTTTACCGGGAAGTAAATCCCTGAGCCCTGGTTTTCCATAGTTCCGACTTTCAAACTTTCTACTTGAACAGATTTCTCAAGGTCTATTATAACTTCTACATCTTCGCCCAGCCAACCAAGCCATTGACCATCGTGAAAATTTTTGGTTGCCCTAATCACATTTACCGTGGTACTTTTACCAACACCGGTATAGTTATCGTTATATTTTGGCTTATAACTAACCTTCTTACCCACGGCTTTATGAAAATGAAAATCCTTAACCAAAGTATCGCCTTTAGGTTTTCCATTCTCATAAACGGCAGCTCTTAAAACACTGCTCTTATCAACAGCAACAGGTTCTTTGTATAGAGGAGAAGATGCATTTAGATTCTTATCATTTAATGTGTATCGAATTTCTGAATTTGGAAATTCATTCTTTAAAGCAATTTTAATTTTACCGGAGGTTGAATCTACTACACTCTCTGCAGTTACTGAGTAAGCACTGGTCGCATAATTTATATCCATAAGGTCTAAACGCTTAAACATAGCATGCAACCTTCGGGAGAAATCTGCCCAGTCTTTTTTGTCTTCTGGAATCCAGAGCACTTCAGATAATGCGACTAACCTGGGAAAAAGCATATATTCTGAAAGCTCTGGTGTATCGATAAATTCAGACCATAGATTTGCTTGTCCGCCCAATACGTATTTTTTCTGCGCAGTATTCATGCTGTCTACCACCGGATCAAATTCGTAAACTTTATTTAACGGAGTAAAACCGGAAAATGCCATTGGTTCTGTATTGAAATCACCCTGGTAAAAATTGAAATAAACGTGACTTCCGGGAGTCATAATTACATCGTGTCCTTCTTCGGAAGCTTCCCAACCTCCTTCGGTGCCTCTCCAGCTCATAACCTTAGCTCCGGGAGCAAGACCACCTTCTAAAATCTCATCCCAACCAATTAAAACCCGATCATGAGAACTTAAAAATTCTTCCATTCGGCGAATAAAGTAGCTTTGTAATTCATCCACACCCGCCAGGCCTTCTTCTCTTATTCTACGCTGACAATCCTCGCATTTTTCCCATTCTGTTTTGGTAGCCTCATCCCCACCAACGTGAATATATTTTGAAGGAAACAACTTTATCACTTCTAACAACACATTTTCTAAAAACTCAAAAGTTTCCTCTTTTCCTGCACAGTAAATATCGGTTATTGGCCAAACACCCCCGGAAGGCACAGCTACCGGTTTCCCGGTACAGGAAAGTTCTGGATATGCAGCAATTGCACTGGTTACGTGAGCCGGCATTTCAATTTCAGGAACTACCTTTATCCCGTGTTTCGCAGCGTAGGCAACAATTTGTTTAATATCTTTCTGTGTATAAAAACCTCCATAAGAAGCTTCTTCTCCAGGTTTATTATCACTGCGAGCATCCCAATGCTTATCTTCCTGGTCTACTCTAAAAGCACCAACTTCAGTAAGCTTTGGGTATTTCTTGATTTCAATTCTCCAGCCCTGATCGTCTACCAAATGTAAATGAAGGGTGTTCATTTTCAGGAAAGCAAGCCTGTCTATAGTTTTAAAAATATATTCTTTCTCAAAAAAATGCCTGGAAACATCTAACATTAATCCCCGCCATTCAAACCTGGGCTCATCGCTTATTTCAATCTGCGGAATTTGCCAATTTATAACGTTTACTTTTTCTGTACTTTCAATTTCTACAGGAAGCAATTGACGCAAGGTTTCTATAGCATAAATAAACCCGGAAGACGATGCAGCTTCAATAATAATCTTTTCATCCTCTACTAAAAGCTTATAAGCTTCCTCATTCAAATCCTTATTTTCTTTAAACTGAATAAAATTAGTTTGAGGCTTTTCTTCCAATATTGCCATCTCCCAGCCAGCGGCAGCACTAAATTTAGAATTTAACAACTCCGCAATTTCCTTTTGTTGAGTTCCTTCTACCACAAAGCTGGTTTCTTTTGTGAAGTTAAAACTACCTTCATTCAACTTCAATTCTTTAGGAAAGGGAATAAGGTTGAGCTCGTTTTCTGAAAAGGTCTTTTCTTTACTCCCGGAACAGGCCGAAAAGACTAAAATTGGAAAATATAAGAGGTAGTATAAATATTTCATTAATGGTAAATTTTATCAGGCTGTGGTGTTTTAATCGATCTCTTTCCAGATTCTTGATTCTGAGTCATATTACTCATAATAAAGGTTAATTCCCCGCCCGAAATTATTTCTTTGTGGGTTATAAATGCACGATCTAGCTTTTCACCATTAAGGAAAACACTTTCTACGAAAATATTCTTGGGTGAAAAATTTTCTGTTTTTATGCTAAAAGACTTGTTTCCAGGTAATTTTATTTCAGCACTTTCAAAAAGTGGAGCTCCAAGCATATAGGTGCCTTGTGCAGGATTTACAGGATAAAATCCTAGAGAACTGAAAATGTACCAGGAAGACATTTGGCCGCAATCTTCATTTCCACAATGTCCTGCAGGTTCGTTTTTATATTGAGTTGTGAGAATTTCTCTTACCAGCTTCTGAGTTTCAGATGGTTTATCTACGTAATTATATAAATAGGCAACGTGATGGCTGGGCTCATTACCATGAGCATACTGGCCAATCATTCCGGTGCTGAAAATTGGCAGCTTATCTGTGGCTTTAGGATAATAGGAAAACATAGAATCCAGTTTTTGCTCAAACCTCTGCTCTCCTCCCACTTTTTTAATCAGCTGCGGAATATCCTGCGGTACAAACCAGAAATATTGCCAGGCATTACTTTCACTAAAATACTTAGTGTATTCCTTAGCTATAAAATCTTTGACGAATTCACCATCTTCAGTTTTCGGACGGAAAAAGCTGCTTTTTTCATCATAGAGATTTACCCAATTTTTAGAACGTATCAGGAAATTTTTATAGTCGGCCGTTTTACCGAGATCTTTTGCAAACATCGCTACACACCAATCATCGTAAGCATACTCCAGGGTTTTTGAAACACTCCAATCTTCATTTTCATCCCCGGCAGGCACATAACCCAATTCCTGGTAAAAATCAATTTCCCTGTCATTAGCCATTGCACTTTCTTTACAAGCTTTATAAGCTAATTCAGTATCAAATTCAAAACCTTTAAAATAAGCATCTACTACTACCGGCACGGCGTGGTATCCTAACATCATATTGGTTTCATTTCCCTGCATAGACCAAACCGGGAGCAATCCGGTTTCTTCATAATGAGCTAACATCGATTTTATAAAATCGGATACTCTTTCCTGCTGAATAATTGTATAAATTGGATGCGCCGCCCTAAAAGTATCCCATAGCGAGAAAGTATCATAACGTTCAAAACCATCTGCAGTCTCCACTTCCCCATTTGCGCCCTTATAGTTTCCATTAGGATCGCTAAATAAGGTTGGCGCCAACATAGATTGATACATCATCGTATAGAAAACCGATTTTTGATCTTCATTGGCAGTCTTAATTTTTATTTTTTCCAGTTCTTGCTGCCAGACCTCATCCGCATCTTTCCTAAAATCATCAAAATTGAAACCTGGTGCTTCGGCTTTTAAACTGGCATAAGCTCCGGCAATATTTGCCGAAGAAACACCAGTTTTTAAAACTATTTGCTCTTGAGAAGTTGTTTTATAATTCAGAATTATTTTGGTATTCGTCCCGGTAATTTCTCTTCCTGAAATCTCTTTTGCATCATTGAAAAGCTGAAAATCATCAAATGGTTTAGAAAACTTCATCACAAAATACACTCGCTGATCTTTAGCCCAGCCGGTAGACTTTCTATAGCCTTCA includes:
- a CDS encoding beta-N-acetylhexosaminidase, which translates into the protein MKYLYYLLYFPILVFSACSGSKEKTFSENELNLIPFPKELKLNEGSFNFTKETSFVVEGTQQKEIAELLNSKFSAAAGWEMAILEEKPQTNFIQFKENKDLNEEAYKLLVEDEKIIIEAASSSGFIYAIETLRQLLPVEIESTEKVNVINWQIPQIEISDEPRFEWRGLMLDVSRHFFEKEYIFKTIDRLAFLKMNTLHLHLVDDQGWRIEIKKYPKLTEVGAFRVDQEDKHWDARSDNKPGEEASYGGFYTQKDIKQIVAYAAKHGIKVVPEIEMPAHVTSAIAAYPELSCTGKPVAVPSGGVWPITDIYCAGKEETFEFLENVLLEVIKLFPSKYIHVGGDEATKTEWEKCEDCQRRIREEGLAGVDELQSYFIRRMEEFLSSHDRVLIGWDEILEGGLAPGAKVMSWRGTEGGWEASEEGHDVIMTPGSHVYFNFYQGDFNTEPMAFSGFTPLNKVYEFDPVVDSMNTAQKKYVLGGQANLWSEFIDTPELSEYMLFPRLVALSEVLWIPEDKKDWADFSRRLHAMFKRLDLMDINYATSAYSVTAESVVDSTSGKIKIALKNEFPNSEIRYTLNDKNLNASSPLYKEPVAVDKSSVLRAAVYENGKPKGDTLVKDFHFHKAVGKKVSYKPKYNDNYTGVGKSTTVNVIRATKNFHDGQWLGWLGEDVEVIIDLEKSVQVESLKVGTMENQGSGIYFPVKISAFASKNGEEYSKIGEVSRDFKTNGAVSLKDFEINVKLQEVKCIKVKIDTYKGLPGNGKAWLFVDEIMIE
- a CDS encoding GH92 family glycosyl hydrolase, with product MKNLGLFLLMLFTVSAFAQKHRLTEYVNPFIGTDGPGNTYPGATVPNGMVQLSPDIGIGGWDRISGYFYQDSIISGFSHMHLSGTGAGDLYDILVMPTNSRFSKRIPENNNKPFSKFSHEKEEASPGYYSVQLLDYDIKAELTATKRTGIHRYTFPKDSLSQIHVDLGYAMNWDRPTETHISVVNDSVIEGYRKSTGWAKDQRVYFVMKFSKPFDDFQLFNDAKEISGREITGTNTKIILNYKTTSQEQIVLKTGVSSANIAGAYASLKAEAPGFNFDDFRKDADEVWQQELEKIKIKTANEDQKSVFYTMMYQSMLAPTLFSDPNGNYKGANGEVETADGFERYDTFSLWDTFRAAHPIYTIIQQERVSDFIKSMLAHYEETGLLPVWSMQGNETNMMLGYHAVPVVVDAYFKGFEFDTELAYKACKESAMANDREIDFYQELGYVPAGDENEDWSVSKTLEYAYDDWCVAMFAKDLGKTADYKNFLIRSKNWVNLYDEKSSFFRPKTEDGEFVKDFIAKEYTKYFSESNAWQYFWFVPQDIPQLIKKVGGEQRFEQKLDSMFSYYPKATDKLPIFSTGMIGQYAHGNEPSHHVAYLYNYVDKPSETQKLVREILTTQYKNEPAGHCGNEDCGQMSSWYIFSSLGFYPVNPAQGTYMLGAPLFESAEIKLPGNKSFSIKTENFSPKNIFVESVFLNGEKLDRAFITHKEIISGGELTFIMSNMTQNQESGKRSIKTPQPDKIYH